A stretch of Lysinibacillus agricola DNA encodes these proteins:
- a CDS encoding PTS mannose/fructose/sorbose/N-acetylgalactosamine transporter subunit IIC: protein MDILLQAVLVALFVTIAFIDSHTLQTHIFRPIFTGPVVGLIMGDVTTGLAVGVTIELMFLAVIFVGTATPPDPTLSTAIATGIAILGGGGTELAVATALPVSFIGQIATTFQNSVINIFFMHRAERAITNLNTRGLVLNNTVYPMLMNSVLYGIPAFLAIYFGADFVKGIIEAIPEKLITGLAVGGGLIGAVGFALLLSTIQVKKFWPFLFLGFLFASYLEINMIGIALLGVICVALYYYLKIDEQNTNA, encoded by the coding sequence ATGGACATTCTACTACAGGCAGTACTAGTTGCATTATTTGTTACCATTGCATTTATTGACTCTCATACTTTGCAAACACATATTTTTAGACCTATTTTTACAGGGCCAGTCGTTGGATTGATTATGGGGGATGTGACCACGGGATTAGCCGTTGGTGTAACAATTGAGTTAATGTTCCTTGCGGTAATCTTCGTAGGGACAGCAACTCCTCCAGACCCCACGCTCAGTACAGCCATTGCAACAGGAATAGCGATTCTTGGTGGCGGTGGAACCGAACTAGCTGTTGCGACTGCATTACCAGTTTCCTTTATCGGCCAAATTGCTACCACTTTCCAAAACTCGGTGATCAACATCTTCTTCATGCACCGAGCCGAAAGGGCGATAACCAATTTAAATACGCGTGGACTTGTATTAAATAATACGGTCTATCCGATGTTAATGAACTCTGTTTTATATGGAATACCTGCTTTCCTAGCAATCTACTTTGGAGCAGACTTTGTAAAGGGAATCATTGAAGCCATTCCTGAGAAATTGATTACCGGATTAGCAGTTGGCGGAGGATTAATAGGTGCAGTCGGATTTGCGTTACTACTAAGTACAATCCAGGTGAAAAAATTCTGGCCGTTTTTATTCTTAGGGTTCTTATTTGCTTCGTATTTAGAAATAAACATGATCGGAATTGCATTATTGGGTGTCATTTGTGTTGCATTGTATTACTACCTGAAGATAGATGAACAAAACACTAATGCATAA
- a CDS encoding PTS sugar transporter subunit IIA gives MINILVVTHGKMAEGIIHSAKMFTSEADNVEFLCLMEDMGQDELSDLMNEKMKGLSNEEQFLIFCDIIGGTPFKISSKFSFNNDNVSVFYGVNLPILVHAILTRDGKCLSSLTSELVEVSHDSLGLSDI, from the coding sequence ATGATTAACATTTTAGTTGTTACGCATGGAAAAATGGCAGAAGGAATCATTCATTCTGCAAAAATGTTTACAAGTGAAGCGGACAATGTTGAGTTTCTATGTTTAATGGAAGATATGGGCCAAGATGAACTTTCCGATTTAATGAACGAAAAAATGAAAGGGCTTTCAAATGAAGAACAATTCTTAATATTTTGCGATATTATAGGAGGCACTCCGTTCAAAATCAGCAGCAAATTTTCTTTTAACAACGACAATGTAAGTGTTTTTTACGGGGTGAATTTACCAATCCTTGTTCATGCGATTTTAACAAGAGATGGAAAATGCCTTAGCAGCCTAACTTCTGAATTAGTAGAAGTAAGCCACGACAGTTTAGGATTAAGTGACATATAA
- a CDS encoding PTS system mannose/fructose/N-acetylgalactosamine-transporter subunit IIB, whose protein sequence is MNITVFRIDERLIHGQIVTAWIAYANANRIIVADDKAANDEFQKTLLQMATPKTIELQILGMDETIRTIKEDTSDTKTLLLVRGPKEALQMIEGGLDLKEINVGNINMKKGKTKILGNLWIDDEDIRNLNKIHEVGVALEVRTVPNERSQDVIKLISK, encoded by the coding sequence ATGAACATTACTGTTTTTAGAATCGACGAACGATTAATCCACGGACAAATTGTCACTGCGTGGATTGCCTACGCAAATGCAAACAGAATTATTGTCGCAGATGACAAAGCAGCCAATGATGAATTTCAAAAAACATTGCTCCAAATGGCAACGCCAAAAACAATTGAACTGCAAATCCTTGGAATGGACGAAACTATTCGTACCATTAAAGAAGACACAAGTGATACAAAGACCCTGTTATTAGTAAGAGGACCAAAGGAAGCACTGCAAATGATTGAAGGCGGCCTTGATTTAAAAGAAATAAATGTTGGTAACATCAACATGAAAAAAGGCAAAACGAAGATTTTAGGTAACCTTTGGATAGACGATGAGGATATTCGAAATCTAAACAAGATACATGAAGTAGGTGTTGCCCTTGAAGTTCGTACAGTACCAAACGAACGCAGTCAAGATGTAATTAAATTGATCAGCAAATAA
- a CDS encoding amidohydrolase family protein, with protein MKIYDIHSHLGKTSSGDENTPTDIVEELGRYGITKIGISSLSGTSTRAQNDTIYKAMQEYPGIIEGYGFINPKASDAIEEVHKCLDEYKMNGIKFHSWKHGYYPDNTPSLNDIFFEIAKYGVHVQTHVGTAPISTPYVWAEYAKKFPNIDFLFTHTGYYEFGLSTIEAVKDLKNVWVETSGQMNSEVLKKSIEILGPERMAFGVDWPYKLVNIEIEKFFELNIPEDQLEHIFHKNAEYLWRM; from the coding sequence ATGAAAATATATGATATTCATTCACACTTAGGAAAAACAAGTTCAGGTGACGAAAATACACCAACAGATATTGTAGAGGAATTAGGAAGATACGGGATTACCAAAATTGGGATTAGCAGCTTATCAGGAACTTCCACAAGAGCTCAAAACGACACCATCTACAAAGCGATGCAGGAATATCCAGGCATCATTGAAGGCTATGGTTTTATTAATCCTAAAGCATCCGATGCGATTGAGGAAGTTCATAAATGTTTAGACGAATACAAAATGAACGGCATCAAGTTTCACTCATGGAAACACGGATACTATCCAGACAATACACCTAGTTTAAATGATATTTTCTTTGAAATCGCAAAATACGGCGTTCATGTTCAAACACATGTTGGTACAGCTCCAATTAGCACACCTTATGTATGGGCAGAATACGCGAAGAAATTCCCAAATATTGATTTTCTCTTTACCCATACTGGTTATTATGAATTTGGATTATCAACAATCGAAGCAGTTAAAGATTTGAAAAACGTTTGGGTGGAAACATCAGGTCAAATGAATTCCGAGGTGTTAAAAAAATCGATTGAAATTCTTGGACCTGAACGAATGGCATTCGGAGTGGATTGGCCTTACAAACTAGTAAACATTGAAATTGAGAAATTTTTTGAATTAAATATTCCTGAAGATCAATTAGAACATATCTTCCATAAAAATGCAGAGTACTTATGGAGAATGTAA
- a CDS encoding GntR family transcriptional regulator, giving the protein MKPNIDKDSKVPLHFQIYEEIKKKIESKQLLAGDMLLSETELQNLYGVSRITIRRAIQDLENEGFVKKSQGKGTIVCTPKHKYDLKRLTSFSEDTTKLGEISSSIIQEFNIIKSDFKVAQSLNILEGDEVYYLERIRLCGDAIVGLHKAYIRMSNEFTLDPSEFDERTSLYDTLNKKGVQFKYADEILEAKTPDKKLKEILDIKDNIPIFYKERVMYDTSGIPIEYVKMYYRSDVYQYKVTLDVFDDK; this is encoded by the coding sequence ATGAAACCCAATATAGACAAAGATTCGAAGGTGCCTTTGCACTTTCAGATTTATGAGGAAATTAAGAAAAAAATAGAAAGTAAACAATTGCTCGCCGGTGACATGCTGTTGTCTGAAACTGAACTACAGAATCTATACGGAGTCAGCAGAATAACCATCAGACGTGCCATTCAAGATTTAGAGAATGAGGGATTTGTAAAAAAGTCGCAAGGAAAAGGAACAATCGTTTGTACCCCGAAACATAAGTATGATCTAAAGCGGCTCACTAGTTTTAGCGAAGATACAACAAAACTTGGCGAAATTTCAAGCTCCATTATCCAGGAGTTCAACATTATAAAGTCTGATTTCAAGGTTGCTCAATCCTTAAATATCTTGGAAGGAGATGAAGTGTATTATTTAGAACGAATCCGGTTATGTGGTGATGCTATCGTAGGTTTGCACAAGGCGTATATCAGAATGTCCAATGAATTTACTCTCGATCCATCAGAGTTCGATGAAAGGACCTCATTATATGACACTTTGAATAAGAAAGGAGTCCAATTTAAATACGCCGACGAAATTTTAGAAGCGAAAACACCGGACAAGAAGCTGAAGGAGATTTTGGATATAAAAGATAACATCCCTATATTTTATAAAGAACGGGTCATGTATGATACATCTGGAATTCCTATCGAATATGTAAAAATGTATTACCGTTCAGATGTTTATCAATATAAAGTAACCCTTGATGTATTTGATGACAAATAA
- a CDS encoding DUF6097 family protein — protein MRKLNYGKTMVEFFSSAEELKQLHKIISDYNLPIKSEDTFEKQAVEVSEYLNEPTFIEARNKKRSLNIMSGVIALPIVVFIVYMILGKLKIIDRGDIFKNVLDWFLAYPWAFILYAFVFASIVITHKLIEKKMYYKIYPNLKSKLLDQLN, from the coding sequence GTGAGGAAACTGAATTACGGAAAAACGATGGTTGAATTTTTTTCTAGCGCGGAAGAACTTAAACAACTTCACAAAATAATTAGTGATTACAACTTACCTATTAAAAGTGAAGATACCTTTGAAAAACAAGCGGTGGAGGTTAGCGAATATTTAAATGAACCTACTTTTATCGAAGCTCGGAATAAAAAACGATCTTTAAACATTATGTCGGGTGTTATTGCATTACCAATCGTTGTCTTTATTGTTTATATGATATTAGGAAAGTTAAAAATAATAGATCGAGGGGATATCTTTAAAAATGTACTTGATTGGTTTTTAGCTTATCCATGGGCGTTTATTCTGTACGCTTTTGTATTTGCTTCTATCGTAATTACACACAAATTAATAGAAAAGAAAATGTATTATAAAATATATCCTAATTTAAAGTCTAAATTATTGGACCAATTAAACTAA
- a CDS encoding helix-turn-helix domain-containing protein has translation MLKERIDFLCKKKNITRKELVEGLVTQTHFANILAERYPLAADLAEHIASRLSVSPAYLLQASSQSPDTLTKAESIFEMLSQSTASIDEQQVNDLPDRDDALTVELTTALMKAVYYQQLNDAAAHDYLHRNYLNYYLDKYGRPDDNDLPLPAKKAMFYYKIQLFRSKHHYHEALLQARKLAELLAPGSEPWLTAHNFMLEAFIYLKQYDQAKQTFEQMMKHVYEQRLFHRLSGFYLTYSGYQFTVGLVQEALLALSMAEAHLVYTSSQGEMMTSIMNNRIIMQTLLGEYDKAALEIDRFKEMIRREPEEIRQKFQPLLDIYRCELALNQKQWALLPQMIKELESSAETTDQQMSLQFYQSQLSFAQGQFERSMEQAMACLPYFESIQQTNRLETLYESLAVVSEDARKYKESAAYYKKLVYLLRSK, from the coding sequence ATGTTAAAAGAACGAATCGATTTTTTATGCAAAAAGAAAAATATCACCCGAAAAGAGCTGGTTGAAGGTTTAGTGACGCAAACCCATTTTGCCAATATCCTCGCAGAGCGTTACCCTCTTGCCGCTGATTTGGCTGAACATATAGCCTCCCGTCTCAGCGTCTCTCCTGCTTATTTGCTGCAGGCTTCATCTCAATCGCCGGATACGTTGACAAAGGCAGAGAGCATTTTCGAAATGTTATCCCAATCCACTGCATCCATCGATGAACAGCAGGTTAACGATCTGCCGGACCGCGACGATGCTTTAACCGTTGAGTTGACCACAGCCTTAATGAAAGCCGTGTATTACCAGCAGCTTAATGACGCGGCAGCTCATGATTATTTGCACCGGAACTATTTGAATTATTACTTGGATAAATACGGTCGTCCTGACGACAATGATCTGCCCCTGCCAGCCAAAAAAGCGATGTTTTATTATAAAATCCAACTTTTCAGATCCAAACACCATTACCACGAGGCACTGCTTCAAGCACGAAAACTTGCGGAACTGCTCGCTCCAGGCAGCGAGCCATGGCTGACGGCGCATAATTTCATGCTTGAGGCCTTTATCTATTTGAAACAGTATGATCAGGCGAAACAGACGTTTGAGCAAATGATGAAGCATGTCTATGAACAAAGGCTCTTTCACCGTTTGAGCGGGTTCTATCTCACTTACAGCGGTTATCAGTTTACGGTCGGACTTGTTCAGGAAGCGCTGCTAGCCTTATCCATGGCGGAAGCACATTTGGTTTACACCTCCAGTCAGGGCGAAATGATGACATCCATAATGAACAACCGAATTATCATGCAAACGCTGCTGGGCGAATATGACAAAGCCGCATTGGAGATTGACCGCTTTAAAGAAATGATTCGGCGCGAACCAGAAGAAATTAGACAGAAGTTCCAACCGCTGCTCGATATTTACCGCTGCGAGTTGGCACTAAACCAAAAGCAATGGGCATTGCTCCCGCAGATGATCAAGGAGCTTGAAAGCAGCGCCGAAACAACCGATCAACAAATGTCGCTGCAGTTCTACCAAAGCCAACTCTCGTTTGCGCAGGGGCAGTTCGAACGTTCAATGGAGCAGGCCATGGCCTGTTTGCCTTATTTTGAGTCCATTCAGCAAACCAACCGCTTGGAGACTCTATATGAGTCGCTTGCCGTCGTCTCTGAGGATGCCAGAAAATACAAGGAATCAGCTGCCTATTACAAGAAGCTAGTTTACCTTCTGCGGAGCAAATAA
- a CDS encoding alpha/beta hydrolase, producing MNNYQSIFSEGFDLKYCVKGQGKPILVVGSSVYYPRLFSENLYKHFQFIFLDHRGFVEPPRALKQEDYTLDKIVDDIETARQLLKLEDFIILGHSGHAFMALAYAEKYPQNVQKVILLNSAPTNSQERQQQSFSFFNETASAERTKQFEHDIAFLENDINNDPDRRFVHMCIRMGAHSFYDYTFDAAYMWDGVYTNMEVIDYLWGVAFAERNLIQSMARVDKPIFVGLGRYDYLVAPVSLWESIDHSYKNVKKIIFEKSGHNPMFEEPNTFDSELINWVNE from the coding sequence ATGAATAACTATCAAAGCATCTTTAGTGAAGGATTTGATTTAAAATATTGTGTGAAGGGGCAAGGTAAGCCAATATTGGTAGTGGGTAGCAGTGTATATTACCCACGCTTGTTCTCGGAAAACTTATATAAACATTTTCAATTTATTTTCTTAGATCATAGAGGATTTGTGGAGCCACCTCGTGCTTTAAAGCAAGAAGACTATACTTTGGATAAAATTGTAGATGATATCGAAACAGCAAGACAATTGCTCAAACTTGAGGATTTTATCATTTTAGGACATTCTGGCCACGCATTTATGGCCTTGGCATATGCCGAAAAATATCCTCAGAATGTTCAGAAGGTCATTTTATTAAATTCAGCACCGACAAACAGTCAAGAGAGACAACAGCAAAGCTTTTCATTTTTTAATGAGACTGCCAGTGCTGAGCGAACAAAGCAATTTGAGCATGATATTGCTTTCTTAGAAAATGATATAAACAATGATCCTGATAGACGATTTGTGCATATGTGTATTCGCATGGGAGCGCATAGCTTTTATGATTATACGTTCGATGCTGCTTATATGTGGGATGGCGTATATACAAACATGGAAGTTATTGATTACCTTTGGGGAGTAGCATTTGCTGAACGAAATCTAATCCAATCAATGGCTCGCGTAGATAAACCTATTTTTGTAGGGTTAGGTAGATATGATTATTTAGTCGCTCCTGTTTCGCTTTGGGAATCAATTGATCATTCTTATAAAAATGTGAAGAAGATCATTTTTGAAAAAAGTGGCCATAACCCAATGTTTGAAGAACCAAATACTTTTGATAGCGAATTAATCAATTGGGTTAATGAATAG
- a CDS encoding tetratricopeptide repeat protein produces MDKRLQHIITLRENGQLEEANQLIVALVQEEPENGFYHYHCAWTYDSIGKEKEAVPHYERAIKLGLAREDLEGTYLGLGSTYRTLGQYEQSKRIFEQALSEFPEAEHLKVFYAMTLYNLGEHSKAMETLLNTLILTTKHEGIKDYSKAIKFYSDKLDQTWE; encoded by the coding sequence ATGGATAAGCGATTACAACACATCATAACTTTAAGAGAAAACGGACAACTGGAAGAAGCAAATCAATTAATAGTAGCACTAGTTCAAGAAGAGCCTGAAAATGGATTTTATCATTATCATTGCGCTTGGACTTACGATTCAATAGGAAAAGAAAAAGAAGCTGTCCCTCACTATGAAAGAGCAATCAAATTAGGGCTAGCGCGCGAAGATTTAGAGGGTACCTATTTAGGACTAGGCAGTACATATCGTACATTGGGTCAATATGAACAGTCAAAACGTATTTTTGAACAAGCCTTGAGTGAGTTTCCTGAAGCTGAACATTTAAAGGTTTTCTATGCGATGACACTTTATAATCTTGGTGAACATTCAAAGGCTATGGAAACTTTATTAAATACATTAATTCTCACTACTAAACATGAAGGAATAAAAGATTATAGCAAAGCCATTAAGTTTTACAGTGATAAGCTAGATCAAACGTGGGAATAA
- a CDS encoding DUF3955 domain-containing protein produces the protein MMKKYVIATLPILIGVLCLIMKGIIGDELMPDGTLIERNFFLIPLSYLFFFSGIISLLFVAMFSTIKKTNLAK, from the coding sequence ATGATGAAAAAGTATGTAATTGCAACTTTACCGATTTTAATAGGAGTTTTATGTTTAATTATGAAGGGAATTATTGGTGACGAATTAATGCCTGATGGAACACTTATAGAAAGAAACTTCTTTTTAATTCCATTAAGTTACTTATTTTTCTTTAGCGGTATAATTTCATTATTATTTGTTGCAATGTTTTCTACCATTAAAAAAACAAATTTAGCTAAGTAA
- a CDS encoding helix-turn-helix domain-containing protein, with the protein MVIIVNLDVMLAKRKMSVTELSEKLGITMANVSILKNGKAKAVKFSTLEKICEVLDCQPGDIFGIQKK; encoded by the coding sequence TTGGTTATCATTGTAAATCTCGATGTCATGCTGGCTAAAAGAAAAATGAGTGTTACAGAATTATCGGAAAAACTAGGCATTACAATGGCGAATGTATCTATCTTGAAAAACGGAAAGGCAAAAGCCGTTAAATTTTCTACGCTAGAAAAAATATGCGAAGTTTTAGACTGCCAACCAGGTGACATTTTTGGAATACAGAAAAAATGA
- a CDS encoding DUF2975 domain-containing protein: MKQKELSRWLKLIIVFCALFGLLFCIYVGPQTGKEVLTDSEELRALYKPFIAFIWITGIPYFIALALGWKICTDVGCNQDFTVVNADRLKIISVLAMIEGVLYVAALLYIFAIGSYHTNVLVILLLILFFAVVISVFTSMLSYLVRKACEIKQDNDLTI, from the coding sequence ATGAAACAAAAAGAATTATCAAGATGGTTGAAATTGATAATTGTATTTTGTGCATTATTTGGTTTATTGTTCTGTATTTATGTTGGACCACAAACAGGGAAGGAAGTTTTAACGGATTCAGAAGAACTAAGAGCTTTGTATAAACCATTTATTGCATTCATTTGGATAACAGGGATTCCATATTTTATAGCATTAGCTTTAGGCTGGAAAATATGTACGGATGTTGGTTGCAATCAAGACTTTACGGTCGTGAATGCAGATAGATTAAAAATCATAAGTGTGTTAGCCATGATCGAGGGTGTTTTATATGTAGCTGCGTTACTTTATATTTTTGCGATTGGTAGCTACCACACGAATGTCCTAGTAATTCTGTTACTTATTTTATTCTTTGCAGTCGTGATTTCTGTCTTTACTTCAATGCTGTCTTATTTAGTAAGAAAAGCATGTGAGATAAAGCAGGATAACGATCTAACGATTTGA
- a CDS encoding phosphotransferase family protein: MDTIQVRASERIDEVKLHSFLKSQFPELPEGKLEISQFSAGHSNLTYCLKVGEFEVVLRRPPHGPVAKKAHDMKREFTIISALHPFLAAIPKPYVYVEDRDIIGSDFFLMERKKGIVLDTHFPPGTENTEELGRLISEKMVDSLVALHAIPYKETQLKDMVKPEGFMERQVQGWIERYDKAKTAEHAEVAALTTWLKDHIPSNHEATIIHYDYKLNNAMFSSDYSEIIGLFDLEMTTVGDPLADLGVAMSYWMHADDPKMLLYAFGEPPITTLPGFYTRQEFIHRYAEKSGRDVSAIDYYITFAYFKLAVICQQIYYRYVNGQTKDDRFAQMDKMVAALIHQASKVL, from the coding sequence ATGGATACGATACAAGTAAGGGCAAGTGAACGTATTGATGAAGTGAAATTACATTCATTTTTAAAGAGTCAATTTCCGGAATTACCAGAGGGGAAGCTAGAAATTTCACAGTTTAGTGCTGGACATTCAAATTTGACTTATTGCCTAAAAGTAGGCGAATTTGAAGTTGTTCTGCGTCGACCTCCACATGGACCAGTCGCCAAAAAAGCGCATGACATGAAACGTGAGTTTACGATTATATCTGCATTACATCCATTTTTAGCTGCAATACCTAAACCTTATGTGTACGTTGAAGATCGAGATATTATTGGCAGTGATTTCTTCCTAATGGAACGCAAAAAGGGTATCGTACTTGACACTCATTTTCCACCGGGTACTGAAAATACGGAGGAATTAGGACGTCTCATTTCGGAAAAGATGGTTGATTCCCTTGTAGCTCTTCATGCAATACCATATAAGGAAACGCAACTAAAGGATATGGTGAAGCCAGAAGGATTTATGGAACGGCAAGTACAAGGATGGATTGAGCGCTATGACAAAGCAAAAACGGCCGAGCATGCTGAAGTAGCAGCGTTGACAACATGGTTAAAGGATCACATACCTTCTAATCATGAAGCAACTATTATTCATTATGATTACAAGCTGAATAACGCCATGTTTTCAAGTGATTATTCTGAAATAATTGGACTTTTTGATTTGGAGATGACAACTGTAGGGGATCCATTAGCCGATTTAGGTGTGGCAATGAGCTACTGGATGCATGCAGATGATCCAAAAATGCTACTATACGCATTTGGAGAACCGCCAATAACGACTTTACCAGGGTTTTATACACGTCAGGAATTCATTCACCGCTATGCAGAGAAAAGCGGGCGTGATGTTTCTGCCATCGATTATTATATTACATTTGCCTACTTTAAATTAGCAGTAATATGTCAGCAAATCTATTATCGATATGTGAATGGTCAAACGAAAGACGATCGTTTTGCACAAATGGATAAAATGGTAGCTGCACTGATTCATCAAGCTTCCAAGGTCCTATAA
- a CDS encoding SDR family oxidoreductase, which yields MTVLDLFSLKGKTAIVTGGGRGLGAQIAQGFAEAGANVVLCSRKVEACEEVAAELADLGVQTLALACDVTKPEDITNVVSKTLETFGRIDILVNNSGASWGTPAVEMPYEAWQKVFDVNVNGTFLMTQAVGKIMLEQKSGKIINIASVAGLGGTLPEFMDTIGYNASKGAVITLTKDLAVKWGSYGVNVNAIAPGFFPTKMSKVLIERGQDYLMGATPLKRLGTENDLKGVALFLAAAASDYITGDVIVVDGGMSSII from the coding sequence ATGACGGTACTAGATTTATTTAGCTTAAAGGGGAAAACGGCCATCGTAACAGGGGGAGGCCGCGGTCTTGGCGCTCAAATTGCACAAGGCTTTGCTGAAGCAGGTGCCAACGTTGTACTTTGTTCAAGAAAGGTTGAGGCATGCGAAGAAGTAGCGGCAGAATTAGCTGATTTAGGTGTACAAACATTAGCTCTTGCTTGTGATGTGACAAAGCCAGAGGATATCACGAATGTAGTGTCAAAAACGCTTGAAACATTCGGCCGAATTGATATTTTAGTCAATAACAGTGGGGCATCTTGGGGTACTCCTGCTGTCGAAATGCCATATGAGGCTTGGCAAAAAGTCTTCGATGTTAACGTCAATGGCACATTTTTAATGACGCAAGCTGTTGGTAAAATAATGCTAGAACAAAAGAGTGGAAAAATTATCAATATCGCTTCGGTTGCAGGGCTTGGTGGTACATTACCTGAATTCATGGATACAATTGGCTATAACGCAAGTAAAGGTGCAGTCATTACGCTAACAAAAGATTTGGCCGTAAAATGGGGGTCATATGGCGTCAATGTGAATGCGATTGCCCCAGGATTTTTCCCAACAAAAATGTCAAAAGTCTTAATTGAGCGCGGACAAGATTATTTAATGGGCGCGACGCCGTTAAAACGTTTAGGAACTGAAAATGACCTAAAAGGCGTTGCATTATTTTTAGCCGCAGCTGCCTCAGATTATATTACGGGCGATGTCATAGTCGTAGATGGCGGTATGAGCTCAATCATTTAA
- a CDS encoding acyl-CoA dehydrogenase family protein produces MNFSYSEKVVELQEKLTNFMEQYIYPNETVYAAQVEAMEDRWGAIPPIMEELKHEAKEAGLWNLFLPDSEYGAGLTNLEYAPLCEIMGRSLIAPEVFNCNAPDTGNMEVLVRYGSEQQKKQWLEPLLRGEIRSCFAMTEPAVASSDATNIEASIERDGDFYILNGHKWWTTGAGDPRCKIAIFMGKHKDSAAPIHEQQSMILVPMDTPGVKIERMLTAFGYDHAPEGHGEVTFTNVRVPVENILWGEGKGFAIAQGRLGPGRIHHCMRLIGAAERALEEMCVRVQERHAFHRPLADQGVVRERIAESRIDLEQARLLTLKAAYMMDTVGNKEAKAEIAMIKVVAPNMALRVIDRAIQAFGAAGVGPDTTLAAQWANSRTLRLADGPDEVHRNTVAKLELKKHAKKHEELVK; encoded by the coding sequence ATGAACTTTTCTTATAGCGAAAAAGTAGTAGAACTGCAAGAGAAGCTGACGAATTTTATGGAGCAATACATTTATCCAAATGAAACAGTGTATGCTGCACAGGTTGAAGCAATGGAGGATCGTTGGGGAGCGATTCCGCCGATTATGGAGGAACTAAAGCACGAAGCAAAAGAAGCGGGCTTATGGAATTTATTTTTGCCAGATAGCGAATATGGGGCAGGTTTGACGAATTTAGAATATGCACCTTTATGTGAAATTATGGGACGTTCTTTAATTGCTCCTGAAGTGTTTAATTGTAATGCGCCAGATACAGGGAATATGGAGGTGCTTGTGCGCTACGGCTCAGAACAGCAGAAAAAACAGTGGCTGGAGCCGTTATTACGTGGAGAAATACGTTCTTGCTTTGCAATGACTGAGCCAGCAGTCGCTTCTAGTGATGCAACAAATATCGAGGCAAGTATTGAACGTGATGGCGATTTTTATATTTTAAATGGACATAAGTGGTGGACAACAGGAGCTGGAGATCCTCGCTGTAAAATCGCTATTTTTATGGGGAAACATAAAGATTCTGCAGCACCTATCCATGAGCAGCAGTCGATGATACTAGTGCCGATGGATACACCTGGAGTGAAAATAGAGCGTATGCTAACTGCATTTGGTTATGATCATGCACCAGAAGGGCACGGCGAGGTGACGTTTACAAATGTTCGAGTTCCAGTTGAAAACATATTGTGGGGAGAAGGCAAGGGCTTTGCGATTGCGCAAGGTCGTTTAGGGCCTGGTCGTATCCATCATTGTATGCGTCTTATTGGAGCCGCTGAACGTGCATTAGAGGAAATGTGTGTGCGTGTACAGGAACGACATGCTTTCCATCGACCATTAGCAGACCAAGGTGTGGTGCGTGAGCGTATTGCGGAATCACGTATTGATCTTGAGCAGGCGAGACTATTAACGTTAAAGGCAGCCTATATGATGGACACGGTAGGCAATAAAGAGGCGAAGGCAGAAATTGCCATGATTAAAGTAGTGGCGCCGAATATGGCATTAAGAGTGATTGACCGAGCAATTCAAGCATTCGGTGCTGCTGGAGTAGGACCTGATACGACGCTTGCAGCACAATGGGCAAATTCCCGAACATTACGATTAGCAGATGGTCCAGATGAAGTGCATCGTAACACAGTTGCCAAGTTGGAGCTAAAGAAGCATGCCAAAAAACATGAGGAGCTGGTGAAATGA